The window GCTTACATCGGTCAATTGACCAAAGCATGTGAGCAGTGGCTTGACAAGGTTGGTCCTGACGAACCGATCGGTGTGATGTTTTCGGGTGGCATCGATAGTGGTTCGGTCTTCTTGGTGCTGTATTCGTTGTTGCTCAAACGAGGTGAGTCGCCAAGCCGTTTGAAAGCGTTCACGTTATCGATCGACGGAGAAGGGGAAGACGCCCAGCAGGCGGTCGATTTTTTGAAGCCGCTTGGGCTGGACCTGTTCCTTGAAACGTTCAACGTCCCGTTGTCGGCGATCGACTATCGAAAAGCGATCGCAGCAGTCGAAGACTACAAGCCACTCGATATTCAATCGGCAACGGCCGGTTATGCATTGTGCGAAGCGATTCGCGATCGCTATCCCGATTGGAAGTACCTCGTCGATGGTGACGGTGGCGACGAAAATTTGAAGGACTATCCGATTGAAGACAATCCGGAATTGACGATTCGCAGCGTCTTAAACAACTTGATGTTGTATCAAGAAGGTTGGGGAGTCGATGCGGTCAAGCATTCGAAAACGTATTCGGGAGGGCAGAGCCGAGGGCACGTTCGCACTTGGGCTCCAGGGCGACAGTTTGGTTTTAGCGGTTTCAGTCCCTACGCCTTGCCAAATGTCATTGAAGTTGCTGAAGGCATTCCGTTCATTGAATTGACGGATTGGCAACATGAAAAACTATACGCGTTGAAAGGCGAGGTCGTTCAACGTGGCATCAAGGCGGTTACGGGAATGGAGATGCCGATCTTCCCCAAACGCCGTTTTCAGCGCGGGGTCGCTTCGGCGTCCGCTTTCTCTAAAATCTTCCCCGCATCGGAACACGAGTACCGACGCGAATTTGCGGAAATGAATGCGTAAGCCGCTGCCTCGGTTTACCGATCGCGAGGTTTTGGCGGCCCGCGGCTCAGGGCCCCCGCTTGCAGGTCCCGCTCTCGCAGGTCACCGCATTGCAGAACGCGATCAACTCGATCCGCGAAAGCCCTTCGCGATGTTGGTCGAACCGGAATGCGATGCACGCAGGAAGGTTGTCGATGTTGCCACGATCTTCCTCACCAATCGCGAGTGTCCGCTGCGGTGCGCGATGTGCGATCTGTGGAAGCACACGTTGACTCGGCGTGTCGCGGTTGGTGATATTCCCCGCCAGATTCGCTTCGCGCTCGATCAATTGCCCGATGCGTCCGAAATTAAACTCTACAACAGTGGCAATTTCTTTGACCGGCAAGCGATCCCGCCGGACGACTATGCGTCGATCGCCGACTTGGTTCGCCGTTTTGACACGGTCGTCATTGAGAATCATCCTCGCCTCTGCGGTCAAGTCTGCAGCGATTTTCGTGACTTGATTGCTCCGGCCCAGCTTGAGATCGCGATCGGGCTGGAGACGTGTTACGAGGACATGCTTGCAACCTTGAATAAAGGGATGACACTTAGCGACTTTGATCACGCCGTTGAGCGATTGCATTGCGAGCGGATTCGAACACGAGTGTTTTTGCTGCAGAGCTTACCCTTCCTGACCGAATCCGAATCGGTCGAGTGGACGCTCCGATCGATGGACTATGCGTTCGACCGAGGTGTCGATTGTTGTTCGGTCATTCCAACGCGATCCGAGAACAGTTTGATCCAAGCGTTGGCGCGAACGGGCGATTTTGTGCAACCGTCGGGCGAATCGATCGAACGGGTCGCATCGGCGGGAATCGAAAAGGATGCCGGACGCGTGTTCGTCGACCTCTGGCAGACCGAGCGGTTCTTTCCATGTGATGTGTGCCGAGAAAAGCGGATGGCCCGATTGCAACAAATGAACTTGACTCAGCAAGTGGTGCCCCCGATCGAGTGCGGTGAATGTGGAAAGTGACCGCTGCGGAAGCACCGGGTCGGAAAATGGGTTAAATTGGTCGGGCTTCGGTAGCTTCGTTACGCACGCTCTCCATTGATCTCAACTCCCTCATCCAAATGAACCAGAATTCGAATCGCTACGACGTCGTCATCCTCGGGGCTGGGTTTGCCGGCAGCTTGCTGTCGACCATTCTGAGCAAGCATGGCATGAACGTTGCCGTGGTGGATCGCAGTCAGCACCCGCGTTTTACCGTCGGCGAGTCATCGACGCCGGCTGCGGATTTTTTGCTCGA is drawn from Novipirellula artificiosorum and contains these coding sequences:
- a CDS encoding asparagine synthase-related protein — protein: MINHQYVDRLVNLLDPDGNQILNMSVDEAVSAVASGDVNEVRKIDGQFALLHKDGQVVRMARSIARPMRFFLAKRAEGPCLVVAERIDEIRDFLITEGLADQFHPSYTRMVPAHYLLELQLIGCPDPNPGYQRFFSPKRNCLPTDLDVIGEAYIGQLTKACEQWLDKVGPDEPIGVMFSGGIDSGSVFLVLYSLLLKRGESPSRLKAFTLSIDGEGEDAQQAVDFLKPLGLDLFLETFNVPLSAIDYRKAIAAVEDYKPLDIQSATAGYALCEAIRDRYPDWKYLVDGDGGDENLKDYPIEDNPELTIRSVLNNLMLYQEGWGVDAVKHSKTYSGGQSRGHVRTWAPGRQFGFSGFSPYALPNVIEVAEGIPFIELTDWQHEKLYALKGEVVQRGIKAVTGMEMPIFPKRRFQRGVASASAFSKIFPASEHEYRREFAEMNA
- a CDS encoding radical SAM protein, giving the protein MRKPLPRFTDREVLAARGSGPPLAGPALAGHRIAERDQLDPRKPFAMLVEPECDARRKVVDVATIFLTNRECPLRCAMCDLWKHTLTRRVAVGDIPRQIRFALDQLPDASEIKLYNSGNFFDRQAIPPDDYASIADLVRRFDTVVIENHPRLCGQVCSDFRDLIAPAQLEIAIGLETCYEDMLATLNKGMTLSDFDHAVERLHCERIRTRVFLLQSLPFLTESESVEWTLRSMDYAFDRGVDCCSVIPTRSENSLIQALARTGDFVQPSGESIERVASAGIEKDAGRVFVDLWQTERFFPCDVCREKRMARLQQMNLTQQVVPPIECGECGK